Proteins from one Dermacentor variabilis isolate Ectoservices chromosome 1, ASM5094787v1, whole genome shotgun sequence genomic window:
- the LOC142566351 gene encoding cilia- and flagella-associated protein 298-B-like, which translates to MVKVKVNCENAVQFLVEASLCTTLDALVHDLTYIYNGVLVIRQAAANIGGFARRLAAHTEELPDTPASPPHSTLAEPSVILMKVTAEALARVSSAQLESGKCLTKDIIVRTKEMLKETLSALELPEAAEEERKPLLISVDNGEIALSQCDAKLWWAGKELCRENELRNYFGNNEKTTVTVTLSSQAPARNKPAEAQFNEYLLFQTKRQNDFEDLDPDDEAEAYDRDYLRKSVHGLMDIKWKP; encoded by the coding sequence ATGGTAAAGGTAAAGGTTAATTGTGAAAACGCCGTTCAGTTTCTCGTCGAAGCCTCTCTGTGCACGACGTTGGACGCACTTGTGCATGACCTCACATATATATACAACGGAGTTCTCGTTATTCGTCAAGCCGCAGCCAATATTGGAGGCTTTGCCAGACGGCTCGCCGCACACACTGAGGAGCTGCCGGATACACCAGCATCACCACCACATTCAACACTGGCTGAGCCAAGCGTGATCCTAATGAAAGTAACGGCGGAAGCATTGGCGAGGGTGTCAAGTGCCCAGCTGGAATCCGGGAAATGTCTTACCAAGGACATAATTGTCCGCACAAAGGAAATGCTAAAAGAAACTTTATCCGCCCTTGAGCTTCCTGAAGCAGCAGAAGAGGAGCGAAAACCACTGTTAATAAGCGTGGACAACGGGGAGATTGCTCTCTCCCAATGCGATGCAAAACTTTGGTGGGCGGGAAAAGAATTGTGTCGTGAAAATGAACTGCGTAATTATTTTGGAAACAACGAAAAAACGACAGTGACTGTCACGTTGTCCTCGCAAGCGCCTGCAAGAAACAAACCTGCCGAAGCGCAATTTAATGAGTACCTGCTTTTTCAAACGAAGCGTCAAAACGATTTTGAAGATCTTGATCCAGATGATGAAGCTGAGGCTTATGATAGAGACTATTTGCGGAAGTCTGTGCATGGTCTCATGGACATAAAATGGAAGCCTTAG